From Montipora foliosa isolate CH-2021 chromosome 6, ASM3666993v2, whole genome shotgun sequence, a single genomic window includes:
- the LOC138005727 gene encoding uncharacterized protein: MPLKSVKFHVNDAPWITVEFKELIKARDKAFARGDSVNFRRLRNKVNRERKLCRRRYFNTKVAKLKKTKPSQWWGEVKKIAGMAPATGIDDIRSQLHLADVENKSPQVIADLINTALLEPMQEYRPLESLPPFDPDSEVVALSVPDVSSALLALNPRKASGPDGVPNWVLREYADFLADPVCSILNSSFAEQKLPSQWKHADVTPLTKVKPSLSKVAEDFVVHAFVAPAILEIVDPNQFGAIPKSSCQHALVSMLHMWAQATDGTGAAVRIVQLDYKKAFDLIDHRTLANKVLSPYSTWCCSLGYRFSHR, from the coding sequence ATGCCACTTAAGTCAGTCAAGTTCCACGTGAACGATGCCCCCTGGATAACAGTAGAGTTCAAAGAACTCATTAAAGCTCGCGACAAAGCTTTTGCTCGAGGGGATTCGGTCAATTTTCGCCGGTTACGTAATAAAGTAAATCGTGAGAGAAAGCTGTGCCGAAGAAGATATTTCAACACCAAGGTTGCTAAGCTCAAGAAAACTAAGCCGAGCCAGTGGTGGGGTGAAGTGAAGAAGATCGCTGGGATGGCTCCTGCTACGGGCATAGATGATATTCGATCACAACTCCACTTAGCCGACGTCGAGAACAAGTCACCCCAGGTCATTGCTGATTTGATTAATACAGCCCTTCTTGAACCAATGCAGGAGTACCGCCCTTTAGAGAGTCTTCCCCCCTTTGACCCAGACTCAGAGGTCGTCGCTCTTAGCGTTCCTGATGTTTCCTCGGCGCTCTTAGCATTAAATCCTCGTAAGGCATCTGGTCCGGATGGCGTGCCTAATTGGGTCCTTAGGGAGTACGCAGACTTCTTGGCTGACCCAGTGTGCTCTATTTTGAACTCTTCATTTGCCGAGCAAAAGCTCCCTTCACAGTGGAAGCACGCTGATGTCACGCCCCTAACAAAAGTGAAGCCTTCTCTGTCCAAGGTAGCGGAGGACTTTGTTGTTCATGCTTTCGTTGCTCCAGCCATCTTGGAAATTGTCGATCCCAACCAGTTTGGCGCCATTCCCAAGTCCTCCTGTCAACACGCTCTTGTTTCCATGCTACATATGTGGGCACAAGCTACCGACGGAACCGGCGCTGCAGTACGGATTGTTCAGCTGGACTATAAAAAGGCGTTTGACTTGATCGACCATCGCACCCTCGCCAACAAGGTCCTATCTCCATATTCCACGTGGTGTTGCTCGCTGGGTTATCGATTTTCTCATAGATAG